The DNA region CTGTGAGTACATGACCGGCGGCGTCGTCGCCGTCCTCGGCGAGACCGGAACCAACTTCGCCGCGGGGATGTCCGGCGGCGTCGCATACGTCTTCGACCCCGACGCGGCACTCGAGCGCAAGGCCAACACCGACATGGTCTCGCTCCACGAGGACCTCGACGAGGCCGACGAGGCCATGCTCGAGCGCCTGCTCGAGAACCACGTCGCCTACACCGGGTCCGAGCGCGGGCAGGACCTCCTGGCGAACTGGGGGCGCGCCCTCGAGTCGTTCGTGAAGGTCATGCCCGAGGCCTACCACCAGGCGATTACCGAGGACGGCCGAGACGACGTCCGCGCCGAACTTCCCCAGTCGCCCACCGTCGAATCAGACCATGGATCGGCCGGGTTCGCCGCGAGCGACGACTGACGCTAACGCGTCGAGCACCAGTACTGAGGGCGATTTTTGTGTGTGCGCGCTTTCCACGACTTCCGGTGAGCGGTCGAACGAACCGACGAAACCCGTGTGGATCTCCGCCGCTTACCAGACTCGAGTGCTGCCGGTACGGGCACCGTGCTACGAGTCGTCGAACGACGGTGCGCATCCGAGGGACCGATGCGGACAGGTCCGACAGTGCGACCCCGGCGTCGTCTCGGCGTAGATCGGTCGATCTAGCGCCTCGAGTCCGCGTCGAACCGCCTCCCAGTCGGGCGTCGTCGACCGCGAGTGGATGGCGACCCGGGGGCCCTCGACAGGTCCGACGTACACGTAGCCGACGGCGTCGACGGGCTCGCCGAGCCGGCGTTCACAGGCCCGGGCGTACAGCGAAAGCTGGAGGGCCGCTTCGGGGTCGATCCGTTCGCTCGTCGCCTTGTAGTCGAGGACGACGAGCCGTCCGTCGGGTGCCCGTCGGACCGTATCCACGTAGCCGACGACCGAGCCGTCGACGCCGGGCACGTCGTCGACCGTAAACGACAGTTCGGCGGCGAGTTCGTCCCACGCGTGAACCGGCGCCTCGAGGTCGGGTTCTCGAGCGTCGAAGTACCGATCGATACACCGGTGGACTTCCTTCTCGTATCCTCGTTTCCCGCGGGCCGTGAGCCGTCTGGTGGCCGCCCGACGCCACTCCCCGGGGCTCGAGTACTCCCGGTAGAACGCTTCCTCGGCCACGGCGTGAAAGACCGTGCCGACGAGTCGCGGGTTCGACTCGCGGCCCGTTCGATTGTCAGCCGGGGACGACTCGATTCGCCGTCGACTGACGTCACCCGGGACCGGATCGTCGGGCGCCCCGACGACGTACTCGAGGTAGTGCTTTCGCGGACACTCGTCGTGGGTCGCCAGCGCGCTGTAACTGTGCTCGAGTGCTTCGGGAAACCGATCGCGTCCCGACTCCGAGAACGCGTCCGGGGCGAATCGCGAAGCCGTCGTATCCAGCGCTCCGACTCGTCGCCCCGCCGGCGCGTCGAGTTCGGGGACTGTGGGGGCGGCGTCCGCAGCCGGTAGCAGCGTTCGGTTCCGAAGCTGTCGCCCGAGTCGGTGGACGACGTCGAGCGCCTCGTCCGTCTCGAGCGTCCGGTAGCCGTCGGTACCGAGGTAGTTGATCGCGCCGGTGGTGTGCGTCGACGGTTCGGCGAGCGAGTCGGTGACGTCGACGACTGTTTCGGGGTACGTTTCCTGTACCCGGTCAAACGCCGTCACCAATTCCGACCAGAGGTTCATCCGCTCGCCGGTAACCGACCACTCGATCGCGGAGGGGAGACACGCGTCGGCCGTGGGGGCGGCGAGGTCGCCGTCCCCGCCCTCGTAGTCGTAGTTCGAGCCGAATACGAGCAGGTGGTTCTCCGCCCGGGTGAGCGCGACGTGGAGAACGCGCCAGGATTCGGCCGTCGGCTCCGCGGCGAGATCCGCACACAGCGGCGAGTCGACGGTCGGGTCGAGCGTCGCGGCGAGCAGGCGATACCGGGCCCCGTAGGCGTAGTCTCGCCGAACGCACCACTCCTCGTCCGAGAGGTACGGCGCGAGGACCGTGTCGAACTCGAGGCCCTTGGCTTGGTGTACCGTCATGACGTCGACGGCGTCCGCAGACGTGGTTCCCTGTTGGCGGTCGCTCGATCCGCCCGCCAGCACCCGCTCGAGCGCGTCGACGAACCGGGTCGAGAGCGACTCGAGCACGTCGGTGCCGGTCCTGGCGTCGACGAACCGTTCGATCCGCTCGAACGTCTGGCGGTCGTCGGGACCCAGAAACCACTCGACGTTCGTTCGCTCCCGGAACTGTCGGAGAAACGGCGCTATCGGGTAGGCGTTCTTCGCCGCCGCTAGCGCCTCGAGGTCTGTGCGCGCCCGCTCGAGTCGGTCCGGTTCGTCGAAGGGTTCGGCCTCGAGGTCGGCCTCGAACAGCGCGTCGTACAGCCGACGGTTGCGGCGGTGGAGGCGGGAGAGATCGGCTTCACGTACTCGATAACGTGTGAGAAGCACTCGTCGAAGGTGCGTGTCGGCGTCGTGATCGACTAGCACGCGGAGGTACGAGAGAACCGTCTGGGTGCCCTCCGACACGGATCCTGTCGCCGAACCCGACCGCTCGCAGGGAATCTGGCGCTGCTCGAGTTCTGCGGCGATATTGCGTGCCTGTGCGTTCGTCCGAACGATGACCGCGATGTCTTCGAGCGTTCGCTCCGGGACGGATCCACAGTCGCCGTTCAGGAGTCGTGAAATCGCCGTCCCGACCTGTTCGGGTATCGACGACTCGAGTTCGTCGCTCTCGACTTTCAGCACCCGGTGGGGCGGGTTCGCCTCGTCGTACGACCCCTGCGTCCGTCCGTGCTCCCGGAGCGTCTTCGAGGGCTGGGTGCCGTACGAACAGTGGTTCGTCAGGTCCAGTATTTCCTGTTTCGACCGAAAGTTCAACTCGAGTTCGACCGACTCGTGGTCGTCGTAGTTCGCACCGAGGCGCTCGAGGCCCCTGGGGTCGGTCCCGCGCCAGCCGTAGATCGCCTGGTCCGTGTCCCCGATGGCGAGGAGTTCTGGTCGATCCGGGCCGCGCGTCAGTTCGGTGACGAGCGTCCACTGGGTCGCGTCGGTGTCCTGGAACTCGTCGCAGTAGACGTGGCTCCACCGGCGGGTGATCCCCTCGGCGACGGCCTCGTCTTCGAGCAGGCGCGTCGCCGTCCGAACGAGTTCGTCGAAGTCGACCGCGCCGTCGGTCTCGAGCCTCGCCCGATAGTCGGCGTATATTTCGGCGTAGTGGCTGGCCTGTCGGAGCACGGCCACGTAGTGCTCGAGTCGGCCGAACGGCGTCTGTTCGATGGTCTTCGCCCCGTCCCGCCAGAGTTCGTTGCCGAAGAGGACGGGTGGCAGGTGCTTCGTCGACGGGTCGTCGAGCGACATCGCTTCCCGCGTTATCGTCACGCACGCCTGAAGCGTCCGGAGGTAGGCGTCGATCTCTCGCACCACCGGATCGTCGCGAAACGCCGCCGGCCCTTCGGCGATTTTCTCTCGACAGAACGTCAACAGCGTGCCGTACTCGACGAGCGCCTCGCGAATTTCCGTGACGTGTTCCTCCCGATTGAAGTACCGAATCGCCTCGTTGTCGAACGACAGCGCCTCTCTCGCCTCGCCGCGGAGCCACAGGAGCAGTTCCTCGAGGAGGTCGAGCATCCGTTCGTCGGGCAGGGCGTCGGAGAGGGCGTCTGGGTCGATCTCTTCGCGACTCATCACCGAGACGAAGTGGTCAACCGATCCGGCGAGCGTCGACGGAGTGGCCGATTTTGTCGGTGCCACGTCGACCGCCGCGAAGTCGTACTCGTACTCGGCGAGGAGCCGGTTGAGTAGCCGTCGTCGCTTCCGCTCGGTGACGACCTCGAACGACGGGGAGAGCCCGAGATAGTAGGCGTACTCTCGAACCAGCCGGTAGCAAAACGAGTGATACGTGTGGACCTCGATCGCTGCGGCGACGGACGGCTCGAGTCGCTCGGCGATCGACGCTCGAATGCTCGCGGCCGCTTCGTTCGCGAACGTCACGACGAGCACGTCGGAGGGGTCGACGGCCCGGTCCTCGAGCGCCCGTTCGATCCGCGCCAGCATCGTGGTCGTCTTTCCGGTACCGGCGCCCGCGTCGACGGACGTGCACGCGGCCTCGCTCGCGATGACGGCGGGCTGATTTCCTTTCGGGGCTGGGCCCGGGGTCGACCTCGAGAGCCGGTGGTCATCCATCGAAAGCCACCTCGCTCGAGAGGTATTTCGTACAGCAAACGGCGTACGGACACGTCGGGCAGACGTCGCGCTTGATCTGGTCCCACCGGGATTCGAACGCTTCGTCGTCGACTCCGGCGATGGCGGCGGTCGCCACCTGTCGCAACCGATCGTCGACGGTCTGGTTTCGGTGTTCGTGTGTCATCCCGAACGTGTGATGGTCCAGGTAGGGTTCGGTGAGATCCACCGGCTCGAGGCTCGTTTCGACGCGCTCGCGAAGCGGGTTGACGGTCAGCCGGTCCCGATCGAGGACCGGGACCTGGACGTACCGACAGGTACGGGCGTCCGTGAGGGACAGGCGGTCACGAAGCGTCCGCAATCCATCGAGAGCGGCAGCCGTCTCGAGCAGGGTGGCGACCATTTCGGGGGCGAAATCGGCCCGGTCTGGATCGAAGTGTCCGGCGAACCGATCGGCGACGTCGCCGTCCCACGCGGCTCGATAGCGAAGTATCCCCAGGTGAGCGGCGGTCGGGACGAACCGAACCCCGACGAACGACGAGCCCTCGAGGACGGCGTAATCGATCGGCACATCGATCTGGAGCGGGGAGGCCTCGTCGTCATCAGCCGTCGGTCGAGTCGCCATCACCGTCGATCGAAGCGGTAAATCTGGACCGACGAGTTCGCCGTCGGCGCCGCTCGCCCTGGTGGCGTACAGGCACTCGGCGTGGTCGGTACCGATGACCTCGACGTACGCCCGGATCGTCGCCTCGAGCACTCGACGCTCGTGTCGTCGCTGGGCACGTGAGTGGACTCCCTCGCCGTAGTCCGCCCAGCGGTCGGCGAACCGGTCCAGCGCACGCGCCTCGAGCGTGTCGACGTCCCCCGCACGAAGGGCATCACAGATGGCCGTTCGGAGCAACTCGAGTCGGGCCGTCTGCGGAACGTCGTCGCCCGTGTGCAGGCCGTACTCGTGGGCGTATCGGTACCGTTGCGGACACCGGAGGTGGGTTCGCACGCCGTCGATCGAAATCTGTGGGGCCTCGGCGCTCGATGGCGTCGTCGCGTCGGTCTCGGTGAAGTTCCCCGTCATCGGCTTACCTCCCCCGCTGCAAACTCGAACTGCGTGTACACGGCGTCCCGGATCGTCTCGTCGACGTCTTCGTGCTCCAGGGCGAGGGCGAGCTCCTGGATTCGCTCCGCCGTGGCATCGAGGTCGACGGGTTCGCCTATCGACGCACGGCCCAGGAGTGTCTCGAGATCGGTCCAGGGCACCTCGAGAGCGGCTTCGAGGGTTCGTTGCCGCCCGTAGCTGACGTGGTCTCGGCGTTTCACGTTGACTGGCTCGAGATCGATCCCGGGCATAACTGTGAGTTCGCGAACGAATCGGGACTCGTCGTGGGTTCGTCGGAGGCCCTCGGTTTCGCGCTCGTACGAACAGCAGTAGAGCCGGGTCCGGGCTGCCCGAGAACCGAGAGCGAGACGTCGACGTGCCCGTTCGGCGTGATATGTCTCGAAGCGATCGGCAACGGCCGACCCGTCCGTGACCGTGGCGAACGTCTCCTCGAGCGTCGATGAGGAGGGGTCGGTCACGGCGGGGTAGGACGGCATCGAACGAAGCCACGCCGTCGGAAACAGCGGCGTGAGAAACTGCGTCCCGGGGTAAGTGTCGTCGATCAGATCAACCAGGAACACGACCTCCCGCGAGTCGTACGCCAGTTCATCGACCGGACAGACGGTCACCCCACCGCCCGGTGCTCGCGTCTCGATGGCGTGGACGTGCGGGGCGTCGTACTCGATCGTTCGCTGGAGCATTCGTCGGAGGCCCTGCCAGTCGGGGGCGACGAGGTCCGTCCGCTCGACGAACCGGGCGATTTCGAGGACCCGGCGGATGCTCTGAAACTGCTCGCGGGCGTCGATCCACGGTTCGTCGCGGGCGATGCGCGCCTTCACGTTCGTTCGCTGGATCCACGACTCGAGTGCGGTCGTCACCGACTGCCCGTGGGCGGCTTCGACGTCCCGCGGAGAAAATTCCTCGATGCGGGCTTCGAGTCTGGCGGTGACGGGTTCGGCTATCTCGGTCGGGTCGTGTCCCTGCTCGAGAGTACAGTGCGCTTCGATGACGGCGTAGAGTTCGCTAACGGCGGGATCGTCCGCCAGGGAGGGCGTACCGATCGTAGCCGTGGGAACGCCCACGTCGCGAAGGAGCCGTCGCGTCCGGGGAACGTGTTCCGCTCGTGGGACGGCGACCGCGAACTCGTCGAACGACCAGTCGAATCGGTCGCGGAGAGACTGGATTTCGCTGGCGACCCACCGCACCTGCGCTCGAGCGGTTTCCGTTCGGAGTCGGTACGCTCGAGCAGTCGTGTGCTCGTCTTCGTTCTCCTCTTTTCGTTCGTTCTCCTCCCCGCGCTCGTCTTCGGCTTCGTCGTCCTCCTCGTGCTCACCCTCGTGCACGGCTTCGGAATACTGGTCGTGATCGTTCTCGCCGACCGTTCCAGTCGCCAGCACTCGAGTGATCGCGTCGTGGGCTGGCTTCGATTCGGGTTGTCGCGTCGGCGGCCGGACCTCGAGGCCGTCCGCGATCGATTCGAGCGAACCTGGTTCGACTCGCGTCCGCTCGACGCTCGCGTGGCGCTGGCCGACGCAGACGAGGTCGGCCTCCCCGGTCAGCGCTGCGAGATAGCGCCTGTCGAGGCGGCGAAACTCCTCGAACTGTACGGCGAGAACGGCGTCGAACGAGTCCGTGGTCCGTTCGCGGAGGCCGTCAGCGTCGGCCTCGAGCAGGTCGACCACTCGCGGGATCACGTCTGCCCGTTCGACGAAGCCTCGAGAGTCGAGTTCGTCGTGGAACCGGTCGTTCATCGCGTAGAGGAAGGCGAGACAGGGGTGGATGGCGTCCCCGTCTCGATCCCCCGTGGCGTCGAACTGTTGTCGGGTCGCCTCGAGCAACAACCGTCCGACGTCGCGGGCGAAACTGTCGTGCTCGCTCGCGCGTTCGAGGTACGGCGGCACGTCAAGACTCGCGCCGGCGACGACCAGCGAAATGAGTTCGATCCGTTCTTCGTACTCGAGGCGCTCGAGTGTCGGGTCGTAGGTCTCGAGGACTTTCGAGGCGTGCTCGGGAAGTGATTCGACTCGCGGGCCGCTGACGGCGTTCCGGGCCGCGTTTGGGTCGTCTATCGTCTCGAGAAGGACTCGCTCGAGGCGGTCGAACCCCGCCGGGTGGCGCTTGAGGACGAGGACGTTTTTCGATCCGTGGGACTCGACGAGCGCGGCGTACTCGTCGGCGACGCGCTCGAGGAGGTCGTGGCGAGGGTACGGGAGGGCGACGAGCGTCCCCTCGAGCGTCGGGGACTCGGGTGTCGGCATTGCGGTATGCCACGGAGTAGTGACTGTATGGTACTTAAACCTGTACCCGACGTGGCCGGTTACTGGCTTCTCTGGCTCACGACGCCTCGACCACCGTCAGATACGTCACGTACACGAGCGCGGCGGCAACGAGCGAAATCGCGACGACGGTGACGCCGACGAAGTTCTCGAGGAAGACCGCCGGATCGTCCATGATGTACGCACCGCCTTCGACCGCGAGGACGAACAGGGCGCCGTAGAGAGCCGCGACTGCCATGGCGCGGGCGATGGCGACGACGAGCCCGGCCCGGCGGCTGTTGAGGAGTTCGACGACGAACAGCAGGGCGATCGCGAGCAAGTAGAACGGCTCGGGAAGGGCCTGCCCGAGTCCGTAGGGCCCTCGAATCGCGAGCCAGCCGTAGTACGCGAGCGCCAGCAGGACGCCGGCGACGAACGTCATCGCGACGCCGTATCCCGTCGTGTCGTCGACGCGTGGGCGCCTCGGCTGTGTCGCGTCGTCGCTCGAGTCGGACGGTTCTGGTGCGGCCATCGTGTATCGTGGTACGTAGGACCGCGAGCGGGTTAGTTCTCGAGGGTACGTTCATCACGTTTGATGCGCTGCGGAGGTGCGTTAACGAGGCAGACACGTCGATGACCTGCTGGTCGCCCTCGAGCGGGCCAGGCTGTCACCCCATGGCGTGAGAATATTTATAGCCGGACTTCAATACCACTACGTATGGACGACATTTTCGTTGCCAGATTAATGAGTTCGGATCTCGTAACAGTCGCACCCGACACCCTCGTCGAGAACGCCGGCCAGACGATACTCGAGAACTGCATTAGCTCACTCGTCGTCGTTGACGACGACGGACGCCTCGAGGGAATCCTGACGACGACCGACTTCGTCACGATCGTCGCCGAGAGTTTCCCGAAAGCGGAGACGACCGTCGAACGCTACATGACGACCGACGTCGTGACCGTCTCACCCCAGCAGCCGATCACCGAGGTGGCGAACGTGATGCTCGAACATGGGGTCCACCATCTGCCGGTCGTCGACGAGGACGAGGGCGTCGTCGGTATCGTCACGACGACCGATCTGGCGGGGTACCTGACGACGATGCGGGCGTCGGTGTAGGTACTGTACTGGTCGATTTGGCCACACAGAGAACGTATTTCTACGACTCGAGAAGATGGCAAGCGTCGTGCTCGAGAATCGATAGTCGAGACTCAACGCAGTCGCCAGTCGGCCCAACGCTGCCCGTGTCTTCGTGAACCTGAACACCGCGTAGACGCCCCGAAACTTCCGTTCGTCGATCCCGTTCTGTCGTCTTACTCGCGGATTTGCTATACTGTTATGTGGTTTATTCACGTCTCGAGAAGTCGAAACTGCCAGTTCAGCGTTGAATATGGAATTCGAGACCCCGTACACTCGCGGAGTCAACTAGACGATCGAAAGAGAGCGCGGCTCCGATCACGCAGATAGTACGACGACGGACGTTCACTCGCGACGGGCACCGCTCACCCGATTCGAACCTGTCGCTCGTTCGTTCTGACGTTCGAACAGAAAGAGCCAGTAGAGGGATTTGAACCCTCGACCTAATCCTTACGAAGGATTCGCTCTGCCAGCTGAGCTATACTGGCGCAGGTGTCTGCGTCCACTTCTACGTAGGACCGATAGCCGGCATAAGGATTGCGAATCGAGTCTGCCGCTCGGGTCGGGTTCGATCTCTCGCCTGGAGCCAGGTTCGGGCTCCGCTCACCGCGGCTGGATTTCAGCCATCACCTCATCGCCGCTCGAGGCGCACGTCCAGGCAGACGTTGAGTTCGTGAGGCGCGTAGGATCGAACGACCCGCTGGGTCTCGACGCTCACCTCGTACTCGGATTCGGCTGCCGCGCGAATCGCTCGCTCTCCCGGTCCGAAGGGATCGTCCTCGTGCTGGATGTCATAGTAGTGAATCACGCAGTCATGGCCGGCAATCGTCACCGCGGACTCGAGGAATGTGTCCGCGCTGTGAGGGAGGTTCATCACGATCCGGTCGGCCCAGCCCTCGTAGTCGGGGGCGACCTCGCGGACGTCAGCGTCGATCGCCGTCACTCGATCCGCGACGCCGTTCCGGTCGGCGTTCTCCCGGAGGTACTCGATCGCGACCTCGTTGACGTCGACGCCGACGCACTCGGCGCCGTGTCTGGCGAACGGGATCACGAACGGGCCGACGCCGGCGAACATGTCGAAGACGCGCTCGCCCTCGCTCGCCTGCTCGACGACCCGGTGGCGTTCCGTGGCGAGACGCGGCGAGAAGTACACCGACGCGAGGTCGAGTGCGAACTCACAACCGTACTCCCGGTGGACGACGGTCGTCCCCTCTCCGGCGACCACGTCCCAGTCACGCACGCGGGTCTCGCCCTTGATTTTCGAGGCCTTGTTCAGGACTGTCTCGAGGGGCAGGTCTGACGCGAGGATAGCGTCGGCAATCTCCTGCGCCCGCTGGGAGTCGTCTTCCTCCAGGAGCGCGGTATCGCCCAGTCGTTCGTAGGAGGGTTCGAAGCCGAGGAGATCCGCGGGCATCGTCTGCGTGTCACGTGTGGGTACGCCCTGGTCGACGAGCGTGTAGTCGACCTCGAGATCCGAGAGCAGGGCGTCTACCGGGCCTTCGCTCGAGTCCGAACTCGATCCCGAATCGTCGAGCGGCACGTAGAGCCAACCGTCCTCGACGGTAATCTCGAACTCGTCGGCGATCAGGTCCGCGTCGGCGAGCCGACTCCGAACAGTCTCGCCGTGCTCGGGGCGAACGCGGACACACGGCACGTCCATACCTCCCGTCGCTGCTCCGACGTCCTAACGGTGACGTTTTGTCGCTCGCGTCGGAAGCCCGGCCCATGGCAGGTCGGACGGAACTCACGACACTCGAGACGGTCCAGGAATCGCGGTCGTGGCTGTTCACGGTTCGCGACCGCTACGGCGAGGCCGAGGAGGCGATCCTCGTTCCCTGTGAGGACGGCGTCGAGGGGTGGATCAACCGCTGTATGCACGAACCGCAGCGACTCGACGTCGGCCGCGGCGTCGCGATGCGCGACGACGAGATCATCTGTCCGCGACACGGCTCGATGTACGACGCCTGTTCGGGGGCGTGTGACAACGGCGAAGCCGCCGGCACGCGCCTCGTCGGTGTCGACGTGACCGTCGAGGACGGCCGGGTCTTCCTGACGGATTCGATATACCAGTTCGACCACGAGGGCGGCCTCGAGGACGACGGAGAGGCGGACGAAAACGAGAGCGACGAAGACGGCGACGGCGGTCCGTCGTCGACCTCGCACATCTCTTTTTGAGAGGGGTCAGTCGGCAGTTTTCGAGGCGCCTCTCTAGGCCTCGAGCGGAGCCGAGAAAAACAGATCCTGGGATCAGTCGAGATACCCGAGCACGTCGCTGCCCTCGAGATAGACGAAATCGTGTCGGTCGGCGTAGGCGCGCGCGTCTACAGGCGCGAGTGCCTCGCCAGTCCGGTCGTCGAGCATCTCACAGACGACGACGGCGGGCGGCAGGTCGGCCTCGAGGGCCAGCGTGACGCCCAGTTCGGTGTGGCCCTCGCGTTGTGCGAGGAGGTCGGGGGCCGCCCGGAGCAAATGGACGTGACCGGGGACGCGAAACTCCTCGGCGAAGTCGGTTTCGTCCGGGTCGGCGGCGGCCTCGCCGAGCGACTGGATCGTCAGCGACCGGTCGTTGTCGGTGACCCCGGTGTAGGTGTCCCGGTGGTTGACCGTCACGGAGAACGACGAGCGCTCGTCGTAGCCCAGGTCGTGGCCGGCCGTCGCCGGGTGGTCGACGGCGTCGTCGTAGAACGGGAGGTCGAACGCGTCGGCGACCGCGTCCTCGAACGCGACGCAGACGAGGCCGCCAGCGTCATTGCGCAGGCGAGAGACGGCCTCGGGCGTGACGGCGTCGGCGTGGTAGATCAGGTCGGTCTCGCCCTCGCGGTCGGCCGCGTCGTGGACGAGAATCGGCTCGCCAGCCTGCAGGCGCTCGAGGGCCGATTCGACGCTCGCGGTAGTTGTCAGCGGTTCCTGGCGGGGGTTGGTGGTGTCTGATCCGTTCATGTTAGCGGTCTCCGACGGTGATCGTCACGTGGTCGCCGTCCTCGAGGTCGAGTTCGTCGCGCAGTTTCGCGGGCGCGATCAACTCGAGCTGGTCCTCGTCGTGGTGAGTTCGTTCGGGGGCGATTGCGTGGGCGGTCTCGTAGACGTCGCCGTCGGCCGTCTCGACGGTGGCGGGGTGACAGACGGCGGGGCCGTAGGTGCGTTCGTCGTTCTCCCAGCCGTCGATTGGGATCGACTCGAGGGAGGCCATCGCCCGGCGCCGTCGCATGCTCTCGTCCTGGAGGTCGACGTTGAGCGTCCCGGGGAACGGCTCGTAGCCCAGGCGGTCGGAAAACTGGCGGCTGTAGCCGGGCAGCGAGATGTAGTGGCGCCCCTCGCCCATGCCGCTGGTCACGACGCCCTCGAGTTCGACCTCGGGATCGGCCTCGAAGAGTCGTTTGTACTCCTCGTACTCGGTGCGAAGCGCGCCCTCGCCCGCGTCGGTGACGACGACCCACTGGCCGTCGGCGACGGTGTCGCGCTCGAGGTAGCCTGCGCTCTCGAGACGCTGGAGACGCCGCGAGGCGGTCTGGTTCGACGCCTCGAGTCGATCCGCGAGGGCCGAACAGGAGATTTTGAGGTCGCCCTCGAGACCGCCGTCGAGCGCGAGGAGTTTGAGCACGGCGAGTTCGTCGTGCCCGACGGTGGTCGATACGGTCTCGTGCATACGCGACGCTTCGCCCCTTCGTGGCATAAGCGTACCGAATGTGGCACGCATCCCAAAACTGTTATGGCGTTGTCGGCGGTTTATCGCTCGACGGTCCGAGGTCCTCTCGAGAATGCGTTTCGACTCCATCGGTATGTATCGATCGGTCCGTCCCATTTTCGAGACCGCCAGCCGTGGTACTGCTTCGAGAGGCGGGTCTTCCCCCAGTTGGGCTGTCGTCTCGACACTGACGGTCGGTGGTGATCCGATCGAAGCCAAAAGGAGGAGAGCACTCAGTCGCTCGAGACGGTGTCGCGCTCCCAGAACTCACTGTCCTTCTTCAGCTTCGGGACCCACGTGTCGCTCGTCTTCGAGAGCAAGGCGACGCGCGAGGCGGGAACTTCCTTCACCTCGGTGAACTCGGGCATGTGGGAGGCGACCTCGCGCGCGAACTCGGCGACATCCTCGTGATCCGGCATCGAGGATCGATCCAGCCGGCCGCGGGAGTGCCCGACGTGCATATACGCCTTCAACTCGACGAAATCGGGATCGGCCCGCTGGTAGAAGGCGGCGTACCAGTCCGGGTCGCGCATGTTCTCGCCGTCGATCAGCGTCGTCCGCAGGACCGTACGCGTCTCGTCCTTCTCGGCGAGCACGTCCATCGTCTCGACGAGGTGCTCCCAGGCGTCGTCCTCCATGGCTTTGACGACCTGGTCGAATGTCCAGCGCTCGGGAGCGTCGACGCTGACGTACAGTTGCGTCGGGTCACACTCTCGCAGGACCTCGGGACGGGTACCGTTCGAGACGAGGAACGTCGTGACGTCTCGGTCGTGGAACGCCTCAAGTAGCTCGGGGAGATAGGGATACAAGGACGGCTCGCCGTCGAGACTGATGGCGACGTGACGGGGCTCCATCGCCTCCTCGAACACGGGCCGGGGGACCTGGTCGTTGCCGCCGAAGCCCGAGAGCAGCTTCTTCTGGAGGCGGATCGAGGCGTCGACGACGGCCTCGGGGTCGTCCCACTCGACGCCCTCGAGTTCGTAGGCGTGGCCGTTGTGGTCGCGCCAGCAGAAGACGCAGCGCTCGTTACAGCGGACGACGGGCGTCATCTGGATACAGCGGTGTGATTCGATGCCGTACCAGATGTTTTTGTAGCACTTGCCCTCGCCACGAAGGGCGTTGGCGGTCCACCCGCAGGTCTGGGCGGCGGTGTGGTTCTCGTGGTGGTAGTTCGGCGAGT from Natronosalvus rutilus includes:
- a CDS encoding ATP-dependent DNA helicase, with the translated sequence MDDHRLSRSTPGPAPKGNQPAVIASEAACTSVDAGAGTGKTTTMLARIERALEDRAVDPSDVLVVTFANEAAASIRASIAERLEPSVAAAIEVHTYHSFCYRLVREYAYYLGLSPSFEVVTERKRRRLLNRLLAEYEYDFAAVDVAPTKSATPSTLAGSVDHFVSVMSREEIDPDALSDALPDERMLDLLEELLLWLRGEAREALSFDNEAIRYFNREEHVTEIREALVEYGTLLTFCREKIAEGPAAFRDDPVVREIDAYLRTLQACVTITREAMSLDDPSTKHLPPVLFGNELWRDGAKTIEQTPFGRLEHYVAVLRQASHYAEIYADYRARLETDGAVDFDELVRTATRLLEDEAVAEGITRRWSHVYCDEFQDTDATQWTLVTELTRGPDRPELLAIGDTDQAIYGWRGTDPRGLERLGANYDDHESVELELNFRSKQEILDLTNHCSYGTQPSKTLREHGRTQGSYDEANPPHRVLKVESDELESSIPEQVGTAISRLLNGDCGSVPERTLEDIAVIVRTNAQARNIAAELEQRQIPCERSGSATGSVSEGTQTVLSYLRVLVDHDADTHLRRVLLTRYRVREADLSRLHRRNRRLYDALFEADLEAEPFDEPDRLERARTDLEALAAAKNAYPIAPFLRQFRERTNVEWFLGPDDRQTFERIERFVDARTGTDVLESLSTRFVDALERVLAGGSSDRQQGTTSADAVDVMTVHQAKGLEFDTVLAPYLSDEEWCVRRDYAYGARYRLLAATLDPTVDSPLCADLAAEPTAESWRVLHVALTRAENHLLVFGSNYDYEGGDGDLAAPTADACLPSAIEWSVTGERMNLWSELVTAFDRVQETYPETVVDVTDSLAEPSTHTTGAINYLGTDGYRTLETDEALDVVHRLGRQLRNRTLLPAADAAPTVPELDAPAGRRVGALDTTASRFAPDAFSESGRDRFPEALEHSYSALATHDECPRKHYLEYVVGAPDDPVPGDVSRRRIESSPADNRTGRESNPRLVGTVFHAVAEEAFYREYSSPGEWRRAATRRLTARGKRGYEKEVHRCIDRYFDAREPDLEAPVHAWDELAAELSFTVDDVPGVDGSVVGYVDTVRRAPDGRLVVLDYKATSERIDPEAALQLSLYARACERRLGEPVDAVGYVYVGPVEGPRVAIHSRSTTPDWEAVRRGLEALDRPIYAETTPGSHCRTCPHRSLGCAPSFDDS
- a CDS encoding PD-(D/E)XK nuclease family protein → MTGNFTETDATTPSSAEAPQISIDGVRTHLRCPQRYRYAHEYGLHTGDDVPQTARLELLRTAICDALRAGDVDTLEARALDRFADRWADYGEGVHSRAQRRHERRVLEATIRAYVEVIGTDHAECLYATRASGADGELVGPDLPLRSTVMATRPTADDDEASPLQIDVPIDYAVLEGSSFVGVRFVPTAAHLGILRYRAAWDGDVADRFAGHFDPDRADFAPEMVATLLETAAALDGLRTLRDRLSLTDARTCRYVQVPVLDRDRLTVNPLRERVETSLEPVDLTEPYLDHHTFGMTHEHRNQTVDDRLRQVATAAIAGVDDEAFESRWDQIKRDVCPTCPYAVCCTKYLSSEVAFDG
- a CDS encoding CBS domain-containing protein, with translation MDDIFVARLMSSDLVTVAPDTLVENAGQTILENCISSLVVVDDDGRLEGILTTTDFVTIVAESFPKAETTVERYMTTDVVTVSPQQPITEVANVMLEHGVHHLPVVDEDEGVVGIVTTTDLAGYLTTMRASV
- a CDS encoding class I SAM-dependent methyltransferase; translated protein: MDVPCVRVRPEHGETVRSRLADADLIADEFEITVEDGWLYVPLDDSGSSSDSSEGPVDALLSDLEVDYTLVDQGVPTRDTQTMPADLLGFEPSYERLGDTALLEEDDSQRAQEIADAILASDLPLETVLNKASKIKGETRVRDWDVVAGEGTTVVHREYGCEFALDLASVYFSPRLATERHRVVEQASEGERVFDMFAGVGPFVIPFARHGAECVGVDVNEVAIEYLRENADRNGVADRVTAIDADVREVAPDYEGWADRIVMNLPHSADTFLESAVTIAGHDCVIHYYDIQHEDDPFGPGERAIRAAAESEYEVSVETQRVVRSYAPHELNVCLDVRLERR
- a CDS encoding Rieske (2Fe-2S) protein, whose amino-acid sequence is MAGRTELTTLETVQESRSWLFTVRDRYGEAEEAILVPCEDGVEGWINRCMHEPQRLDVGRGVAMRDDEIICPRHGSMYDACSGACDNGEAAGTRLVGVDVTVEDGRVFLTDSIYQFDHEGGLEDDGEADENESDEDGDGGPSSTSHISF